DNA from Deinobacterium chartae:
CCATCGGCCTGCTGAGCTTCAAAAACGCCTACGGCGGGGTCGGCGACTTTGCGCTGACCCTGGCCGGATCGGTGATCTCGGCCCTGCCGGTCATCATCGTCTTTCTGGTGTTTCAGCGTTACTTCGTCGAAAGCTCGACCTCTACGGGCGTGAAAGGTTAATCTCGTGCAGCAACGCAGTGTTCTGAAAGAAAACGTCCTGTACTGGGTGGGAGACGCCGACTTTGGCGTGTACCCCGGCTTCGAGGAGAGCGGCTTTTACCGCAGGGATACCCGCTACCTGTCGCACTACCGCTGGCTGCTCGACGGAAAGCCCCTGCGTCCGCTGATGCAGCATCTGATCCGGCCCTACCACCTGCGCCAGTCGTGCAGCAACGACGACCTCGGCTACCTGATGAAAACCGGGGTGCGCCGCGACCTGATGCTGGGCGGCCTGGAAGCCACCGATACGCTGCACCTCAGCCCTTACAGCGCCGGAGCGCGCCAGCTGCGCCTCGAGGTGGCCGCCGACTTCTCGGACATGTTCCAGGTGCGCGGCGCTCCGAAGTGGGAACGCCGCTTCGAGACCGCGCCGGTCGAAGGTGGCGTGGAGTTCCGTTACGCGGGGCAAGACGGTGTGCTGCGCCGCGCGGTGATCACGGCCGAGCCCGCCGCCGAGTGGGACGGTCAGGCCCTGAGCTGGACCCTGGAAGGAGCCGCCCGGGTGCAGGTCACCGCACGCCTGCTCGAAAACGACGAGCTCCCGGTTCCGGGCGACTGGACCGCCCTCGAGGCGAGCTACGCGCAGTGGATGGCAGCCGCCCCCCGCCTCTCGGACGCGCGCGACCAGGAGGTGCTCGACCGGGCGACCGCCGACCTGCGCTCGCTGCTGTTCGACACCGAGCACGGTCCGTTTCCGGCGGCGGGCATCCCCTGGTTCGTGGCCCCGTTCGGGCGCGACTCGCTCATCATCGCCCACATGCTGCTCCCCCACCACCAGGACGTGGTGCGCGGCACGCTGCGGCTGCTGGCGGCCAAGCAGGGCGTGCGGTACGACGCGGTAACCCTCGAGCAGCCCGGCAAGATCTTGCACGAGGAGCGGGTGGGCGAGTACACCCGCACCGGGCATACCCCGCATCGCCCGTACTACGGCAGCGTGGACGCCACGCCGCTGTTCGTATGGCTGGTGGGCGAGTACTACCGCCAATCCGCGGACCTCGAACTGGTGCGCGAGTTGCGGCCCCACTGGGAGGCAGCCCTGGGCTGGATGCTCTCCGACGCCGATCCGGACGGGGACGGCTTCCTCGAGTACACCCCGCACCCGGGCGGCATCACCAACCAGGTGTGGAAGGACTCGTCGGACTCGGTGTTCTTCGAAGACGGGCGCGACCCCGATCCCCAAAAGCCGATCGCGATCGTGGAGGTGCAGGGCTACGCCTATGCCGCCTATCTCGCGGCGGCCGAGCTGTACGCGGTGCTGGGCGAGACCGAACTGGCCGGCGCGTTCCGGGCGCGCGCCGAGACGCTGCGCGCCGCCTTCGTAAGCGCCTTTTACCTGCCCGGCCTGAACTACTACGCGCACGGTCTCGACGGCGACAAGCGCCCGATGCGGGTCAAGACCTCCAACCCGGCGCACGCGCTGTGGACCGGGATCTTTCCGCCCGAGCACGCCGCCATGATCGCGCGCGAAGCCCTCAGCAGCGAACTGTGGAGCGGCTGGGGCATCCGCACGGTCGCGGAGGGGGCGCCGCGCTTTAACCCGGTCTCGTACCACAACGGCTCGGTGTGGCCGCACGACACCGCCCTGGCCGCGCTGGGCATGCGCCGCTACGGCCTCGAGGCCGAGGCCAGAACGGTGGCGCGCGCGCTGTTCGACGCGGCACGCTGGAGCCCGGACCGCCGCCTGCACGAGCTGTTCGCCGGTTATGCCCGCGAGGACGGCCCGCCGGTACCGTTCCCGGCCGCCTGCCACCCGCAGGGTTGGGACGCGGTGATCCCGCTGGCCCTGGCTCCGCTGCTCGAGGGCACCGGGCAGCGCGAGTCGGCAGACTAGCCTTTGAGGGTCATCCGTTTCCGGCAAGGGGGGCGCTACTCGGGTAGCGCCCCCCTTGCACGGTTCCGCGGGTTTTTCGACGATCCTCCGGCGAACCCCGCGGCCGACAGTTCGGCATTTCCGGTCGGCAACTCTGTGGGCTCCTCGCTCGTACCGGAAGCATGAGGCTGATCCTTCCCTTCGTGATCCTGCTACCCCTGGCTTTTACGCTGGCGTGGCTGCTGCGACGTGTCAGCGGCAATTTCTGGGTGGGAATGGCGGGTGGCCCGCTCGGCATCTTCGCGGGCGGCGTGCTGCTCGGCTCGCTCGAGTTCGTGGGCTGGCTGGACCTGGGCGAGACCCCGCTACAGACCGGTTTGAGCTATCTGGTGGTGCTGGGCTGGAACCTGGGACTGCTGGGCGGCCTGATCGGTACGCTCATGGGGGCTCGGGCCAGACGGCACGCCTAGGCCGCCCGATTTGATGGTTTTCGTAAGGCTTTAAGCTGCATTTCGAGAAGGTTCGAAATGCACATCGCCCGCCCACGTTTCCAGCCCGGCTCGAGGCCGTCATGAAGCGCTTCGACGCTCCCACCGCGCTGTTCAAGACCCTCGGTCACCCTGCCCGCCTGCTGATCCTCAACCTGTGCTGGGAAAGGTGCTGCGCGCCTTCTTCCAGGGTGGCCGCCCGGTACAGATTCCCGCGCAGCGCCGCAAGCGCGACATCATCCTCGAGGAACTCAGCCGCCTGTTCGAGCCCGGCCGCGAGGTGAACGAGCGCCTCGGCGCCCTGCACCCCGACTGCTTCACCTTGCGGCGCGAACTGGTCGGCGCAGGGCTGCTGGTGCGCAGCAGCGGGTATACACCCGCCCGAACCGGAACGCGCAGACCGGAGCGGGCTGAATGCGTTCACTGCCGCTCAAGGTCTTGTAAAGACAACTCAGCAGCGCACAGGTTACGATCAGCCATGTCGACTCTCAGCACCATCGCGGACTACCTGCGCCAGCAGGACATGACCGTCAGCCTCGAGGACAACCTGATCGCCCTGGCCCTGGGCGAAGAGGGCATGGGCCCCATGCTGATCTTGCAGACCGACGAGATGAACGAGGGCACGCTGTACGTGGACCTCTCGATCACCCTCGAGATGGGCGTGGACGACGACGAGACCTTTGAGGCCCTGCTGCTGGCGGCCAACGCCATCAACGGCCAGTCCCGGCTGTGCCGGGTGGCCCTCGACCCGGTCGAGGACGACGAGAGCGAACACGATCCGGAAAGTCCGGCCCCCGACCTGCTGCTGCGCACCGCCTCGGGTCTGGTGCTGGGCGGCACCGGCGAGCACGACCTCGCGACGCTGCGCCGCCACATCTCGCTGTTCCTGGCCGAGGCCAACGCGGCCTTACAGATGCTCAGCGGCGACCTCGAGGACCTCGAGGAGCTGCTCGACGAGGACGCCGAGCGCGGCAGACAGGTTTAAGCCAACCTTTAGCTGATGCCCTCTAAGGGATGGCCCCGGTTGGGCGCACCCGCACCAACCCCCAAGATGAGAACCGGCTTCCCTGAAATCCCGTCCTCGAGGTGACGTACATGGAATGGATCACGAACCCTGACATCTGGATAGCCCTGCTCACCCTGACGGTCCTCGAGGTGGTGCTCGGCATCGACAACATCATCTTCATCTCGATCCTGGCCGGAAAACTGCCCGCCGAGCAGCAGGCCCGCGCCCGCACGATCGGTCTGGCACTCGCCATGATCACCCGCATCCTGCTGCTCTTCGGCCTGGCCTGGGTCGTGCGGCTCACCGCACCGCTGTTCAGCGTGTTCGGGCACGAAATCTCCGGACGCGACCTGATCTTGCTGGCCGGCGGCCTCTTCCTGATCTACAAGGCCACCAAGGAGATCTTTGAACGCCTCGAGGGCGAAGAAGGCCATGCCAGCGCGCGCGTGGTGCCGTCTTTCGCAGCCGTGATCGGTCAGATCCTGATCCTGGACATCGTGTTCTCGCTGGACTCGGTGATCACGGCGGTCGGCATGGCCGACGACGTGGGCGTGATGATCGCGGCGGTCATCATCGCCGTGACGGTAATGCTGTTCGCCGCCGGACCGATCTCGAACTTCGTCAACCGTCACCCCAGCGTGAAGATGCTGGCCCTGAGCTTCCTGCTGTTGATCGGCACCTCGCTGGTGGCCGAGGGCTTCGAGCAGCACATTCCCAAGGGCTACATCTACTTCGCCATGGGCTTCTCGGTGTTCGTGGAGTTCCTCAACCTGCGGGCCCGCACCCGCAGCAAACCGGTGGAACTGCACCAGGCGTACCGCGAACCCGGACAGCAGGGCTGAGGTCCGTTCTCCCCAAGGGCCGCGCCGTGGCGCGGCCCTTTCCCATCTCGCGTCAGCTTCGGATGTTAGCCTCGAGAAAATTCTGCTCACCCGAGGTGACACCATGATTTCACACCGCATCCGCCTCTTTTCGCTCGCCCTGAGCCCGTTGCTGGCCGCCTTGCTGCTGGGCGGCCCGTCTCAGGCCCAGACCGCGCCGGTCGCCAGTTACCAGGGCCCCATCACCCAAGACCCCGCCGCGCAGGTCCGGGAGCGGCAACCGCTGTGGCGCGTCACGCTGCAGCCGCAGCCTGAAGACCCGCTCGCCGCGCGCAGCGTGATCGGCAACGGCCGGGTCTACTATCTCGACGGCGGTCGGCTGCACGCACGCGGCCTCGCGGACGGCCGCGTGCGCTGGACCTACGGCTCGGGCCTCGAGGGGCCGCTCACCTACGCGAGCGGGGGCCGCGTGATCCTGAACGTCGGCGGGCAAATCGTGGCCCTGCAGGCCGACTCGGGCCGGGTGGTGTGGAAAGTGCCGCTCAAGAGCCGCGCTTACCACCTCGAGGCGCGCGGCAGCGACGTGTTTGCCACCACCGCCGAGGCCGGGCTCGCCATCGACGCAGCGAGCGGCCAGGTGCGCTGGCGCCTCGAGGAGACCGAGCTGCAGGGCATTGCCGGGGTGGCGCGGGGCGTGCTGCTGTGGTCGGCGTATCAGGGTGAGCCGCACTTCAGCGCCACCTACGGCGTGGACCTGCAGAGCGGGCAGAAGCTGTGGCGGCTGGGCCGCACCGCCGGGCCGCTGGCCATCGAGGGCGACAACGCAGTGCTGCTCGACGCGGGCTGGCTGGGAAACGACGACCTGGCTTCCACCGCGATCGTGATCGACCTGCGCAGCGGCCGGGAAGTCGGGCGCCGCAGCTTCCGGGCCGATTTCAGCTGCGACGGCATGTACTCGCGCTCTACCGGCGAACTGCGCTTCTCGGGAGCTACGGCTTACGTGACCGAACGCTGCGGTACCCGGGTCGCACAGTACCCGGCGGTGGGCGGACGCGAACCGCAGCTGCGTTTTTCTGCCCCCTACGGCGCCGTGTTCCGCGCTGGCCCCGTACAGGGACTGCTGCTGTTCGAGACCCGCGACGGCAGCCTGCTGGGCATACCCACGGCGGGCAGGCAACCGGTCAGCTACAACGGGGTCAGCATGCCGACCGGTCCGGGGCGTTCGCTGGGCCTGTACGGGCACCCGCTCTCCCGGCTTGACGTGTTCGGCAAACGCCTGTACGTGGGCACCACCGACGGGCTGTTTTACGCGACTGACCTGGACACGCGCCGCACCCGCTACTTCGTGCGCACCCGCCCGCAGGGGTTTGGTCCCACCCTCAAAGCCGGGCCGTACCTGCTGCTGCAAACTCCCGGCGAACTGCTGGTGGTCCAAGACCTCGAGTGAGCGCGCCGGAGTAGACTGCGGAGGTGAAGAGCAAGGCCATCGTATTTGACCTCGACGGAACCCTGGTGGATTCGCTTGGGGACATCAGCGCCGCGTTTCGCCGCGCTTTCGAGACCCATCAGCTGACCGTGCCCGAGGAACAGGAGGTGCGGGCCCTGATCGGCAAGCCGCTCAGCGAGATGTACGCGAGCTTCGTGGAGCCCGAATACGTGGAGCGCCTGGTCGCCGCTTACCGTGCCGACTACGCCGAACGCTGCGCCGAACGTACCCGCCCCTTTCCGGGCGCGGTGGAACTGCTGCGTGACCTGCGCGCCGCCGGGTTCAAGACGGCGGTCGCGACCACCAAGATCACCTGGATGGCGCGGCGCGTCACCGACCGTCTGGGCCTGACCGAGCTGATCGACCACGTCCAGGGCACCGATGACTTTCCGCACAAGCCCGCCCCGGACGTGATTCACCGCGCCCTCGAGGCGCTGGACGCCGAAGGCCTGTGGATGGTGGGCGACACGGTCACCGACATTCAGGCGGGCAAGGCGGCCGGGCTGAAAACCTACGCGGTCAGCTGGGGCACGCACGACGCCGCGCGGCTGGCGACCTCGCAGCCCGACGTGCTCGCCGACGATCTCGAGGGGCTGCGCGCCGCGCTGCTGGATTCGGTGAACCGCTAAACCGGTCTCCTGCGCGGCGCATGAATGCCGCCTCAAGTGAGCGCTAAGCTCGAGCTTGTCTCGCTTAGCGCTTCTTTCATGTCCTCCCTGCAGAGGCTGCATATGCTCGGGAGCGAAGGAGGACGCATGACGTACTCGAAGACCTCCGAGCGACGGGAAAGCAAGGGTTCCGGGATGCTTCCGCTGCTGGCCCTGTCCATCGTGACCGCCCTGCTGATGCGCGATCGTTCGGTCCGTGAACGCGTGGGCGAGAAACTGGGCGGAGCCGCCGAAGGTGCCCGCATGGCCTGGCAGGGGACCAGCGGCGCGGCCCTCGAGCTGGCCGGAGCCGCCGCCGAGACCGCGCGGCCGGTGCTGGAGCAGGCCCCGCAGGTGCTGAATACCGCGGCAACGACCGCCGGGACCGTACTGGGGCAGGCCGCGCACGCGGCCAGCGAGGCCGCACGCGCCAGCATGCAGGCCACCAAGCCCCTGGTCGGCGCGGTTGCCGAAACGGCCACGCACCTGGGCGAAGGTGCCGCGCACGCTGCCAAACCGGCCGGGCGGCGGGTTGGGAAAACCGCAGCTCACCTGGGCGGCGCGGCCCTCGAGGTCGCCAAGGGAGCGGCTCAGGTCGCCACGCACCTCGGTGGCGCGGCGGCAGCGACCGGCAAAGGTGCCGTCAAGGGAGCGGCTCACCTGGGCGGCGCGGCCCTCGAGGCCACCAAAGGCGTGACCCACGCGACCGCTCACCTGGGCGGGGCGGTGGTCGCGACCGGCAAAGGTGCCGCCAAGGGAGCGGCCCACCTGGGCGGCGCGGCCCTCGAGGTCACCAAGGGAACCGTGGGAACCGCAGCTCATCTGGGCAGCAGCACCGTGCGCGGCGGAGCCCGCCTGGGCCGCAAGGCGCTGATGGCCGGTGCCGGTGCGGGAATGGCCGCCAAAGAACTCGTCTCTCATGCAGGAGGAAATGTGATGGAACACCGTGCTATGCGTCCCAAGGTCGTGGTTGTGGATCGTTCGTCGCGTCTGAGCCACGGCGTGACCGTGTCGTTCTCGTGGACGACCATCGCGCTGGCGGCGGTGGGCATGTACCTGTGGCGCAACCCCGAAACCCGCGCCCGCCTGGGCGAGAAGATCGGCGAGTGGACCGGCACCGCCCGCGAGAAACTCGGGCCCATGGGCGACACCATGGCGCGCGGCGTTGAGGCGGCCAAGAACCTGGGGCAGCAGGTTGCGGGCATCGCCCGCGAAAAGGGTGCGGAACTGCGCGGCACCGCTTCCGAGGGCCTCGAGCAGGCCAAAGATGCCGTCGAAGAGGCGCGTTCCAGCGGCCAGGGCGGCAAGCAGGGCGAGCAGAGCAGCAGCCAGGGTCAAGGCGGCAGCCAGAGCGCCAGCGGCTCGAACTCGGGCGGTCAGAGCACCTCCGGCCAGAGCCAGAACAAGTCCTCGGGCAACCAGAGCGGCGACAAACCGCACCGTGCTTGAACCTTGAGACGTCCCGGCCCCGCCAAAAGCGGGGCCGTCTTCATGTGGTCCTGCTACACTCGGACGCATGGTGACCTACACGATTCCCGGCAACCTCGAAGACCTTGACGCCGAGACCCCGGCGCTGTGGGACGCAGGCTGCCTGGGCCTCGAGGAGGCCGCGGGCGAGGTCCGCGCCTACTTTGAACATCCGGTGGAGCTGCCGCTGGCAGGCCGCTGGCAGGACGTACCCAACGAGGACTGGCTGGAGCGCTGGAAGCGCGACCTGACCCCGGTCACGGTCGGGCGGGTGACGGTGGTTCCCTCGTGGCTCGAACAGAGCGTGCCCGCAGGGCAGATCAAGCTGGTGATCGACCCGGGCATGGCCTTTGGCACCGGGCATCACGCGACCACCCGCTTTGGGGTGCGCGCCCTGCAGGAGCTGGACCTGCGCGGCAAGCGGGTGCTCGATGTGGGAGCTGGAACCGGGCTGCTGGCCCTGGTGGCCGCCGCCCTGGGTGCCCGCGCCGAAGGCGTGGACCTCGATCCCATCACGGTGCCCATTGCCCGTGAGAACGCCGAGCGCAACGGCCTCGAGGCGCGCTTCGTCGAGGGCACGCTCTCGGACATCCTCGAGGAGGGCCCCTGGGACGTGCTGGTCTGCAACCTGTACGCCGAACTGCACGACGCGCTGGCCGGCGAATACCGCGCAGCCCTCCTGCCCGGCGGGCCGCTGATCCTAACCGGCATCCTCGAGGGACGGTTAGAACTCGTCCGCTCGGCCCTCGAGCGCGAGGGCTTCAGCAACGTGCGCAGCGAGCTGGACGGCGAGTGGGCGCTGGTCACCGCCCGCCGTTCTCAGGAGGCCTGAAGTGCACCGCATGCGGGTCGAACAGCTCGAGAGCCCGCTGAGCGTACAGGGCAAGGAGGTGCGTCACCTGCACGTACTGCGCCTGAAACCCGGCGACACCCTGGCGGTATTCGACGGACAGGGCCTCGAGGCCGAGGCACGCATCGTGGAACTGGCCGAGTTCAGCGCCACCCTCGAGCTGGGTGAGGCCCGCGAGGTGGCGCGCGAGCACCCGCAGGCGGTAACGCTGGCGGTAGCCCTGCTCAAGGGAGACAAGCTCTCGGACGTGGTACGACAGGCGACCGAACTCGGCGCCGCGCGCATTCAGCTGTTGCAAACCCGTTACGCCGACGTGCCCGACATCGGGGACAACAAGCTCTCCCGGCTGCGGCGGGTGGCCGAGGAGGCCGCCAAACAGTCGCGGCGCGCGGTGGTTCCCGAGGTGCTCGCCCCCGTTCCGCTGGCCCGGCTGCCCGAGGTGAGCTGCGGCTTCGTGGCGCACCCGGGTTCGGGCGAGCGGCTGCTGGACCACCTGGACTGGTCGGCGGAGGTGTGGCTGGCCAGCGGCCCCGAGGGCGGCTTCTCGGAAGCCGAGATCGAACTGCTGCGCAGCCGGGGGTACCGGGCCATCACCTTGGGGCCGCGCATCCTGCGGGCCGAGACCGCTCCGGTGGCACTGCTGGGTGCCATCGCCGCTACGGGGGTTTAGGGTGCGTCCCCTGCTGCTGCTGCTGGCCCTGGGCGCCCTGCTGGGAGGCTGCCGCTACACCACCTTTCCGCTGGTGCCGCAGGAAGTCCCGGCCCAGTACCCGCCGCGCCTCGAGTCCCAGGGGATCACCCTCGAGGGCAACGAACTGGTGCTGAAGGTGCGCCTGCGCGATCCCAAGCCGGGTTATTTCAGCGTGGTGTGGTTCGCCGAGGACACCGAGCTGGCCCGCGACGCGATCTATGCTGACCCGCAGGCTCCGGAGGCGACCTTCCGTTTCGCCCGCCGCGAGGGGCTGAGCCGCTACCGCGCCATCGTGCTGTTCGAGGACCGGGCCCTGCGCCAGTTCGAGTACGGGCCTTTGGCACCGGCGCAGGCCCCTGCGGCCCCCGCACCGACTCCCCCGGGAAATTCGAATGCACCCGCAGCCCGCTAGCTTCCCGCGCCGCGCCGTTTTCGTGCTCGAGTGGCTGCGCGGATCGTGCGAACGCTTTGTCCTGCAGGGCGACCACCTGCAGCCGTACCGCACCGAGCCGCTGCCCGCGCCGGTGCACTACGGCTGCCTTCCCGGAACCCTCAACCCGGCCGACGGGGTCGAGGTGGACGCGGTGCTGCTCGGACCCGCCGAGCGGACAGGATGGGCGGGCGAGTTCGACGTGGTGGGACTGCTGCACCTCGAGGACCTCGATCACAAGGTGATCTTGGGCAGCCTGGCGGGGGTGGAGGCCTTGCTGGCGTGGTTTCCGCCCGAACGCGGCGCCCGCCTCGAGCCGGCAGAAAACGCCTGGGCGTGGCTGGCCGCGCTGCGGTCTCCCTCAGCATAAGAGTGCCGCCCAAGGGGCGGCACTCTCTTTAGTCCTGCGGTTGCGAGCGGGGCGGGTGAAACTGCCCAAAGCCCATTTTCTGATAGAGCGTGAGGGCCGGGGTGTTGGCCACGGTCACCACCAGGCTGACTTCGGGATAGCCCAGCTCGAGCAGCGCATTCATGACGCGGTTCATCAGCGACCGGGCCAGACCCCGCCGCTGGTAATCG
Protein-coding regions in this window:
- a CDS encoding HAD family hydrolase, which codes for MKSKAIVFDLDGTLVDSLGDISAAFRRAFETHQLTVPEEQEVRALIGKPLSEMYASFVEPEYVERLVAAYRADYAERCAERTRPFPGAVELLRDLRAAGFKTAVATTKITWMARRVTDRLGLTELIDHVQGTDDFPHKPAPDVIHRALEALDAEGLWMVGDTVTDIQAGKAAGLKTYAVSWGTHDAARLATSQPDVLADDLEGLRAALLDSVNR
- a CDS encoding 16S rRNA (uracil(1498)-N(3))-methyltransferase, whose product is MRVEQLESPLSVQGKEVRHLHVLRLKPGDTLAVFDGQGLEAEARIVELAEFSATLELGEAREVAREHPQAVTLAVALLKGDKLSDVVRQATELGAARIQLLQTRYADVPDIGDNKLSRLRRVAEEAAKQSRRAVVPEVLAPVPLARLPEVSCGFVAHPGSGERLLDHLDWSAEVWLASGPEGGFSEAEIELLRSRGYRAITLGPRILRAETAPVALLGAIAATGV
- a CDS encoding 50S ribosomal protein L11 methyltransferase produces the protein MVTYTIPGNLEDLDAETPALWDAGCLGLEEAAGEVRAYFEHPVELPLAGRWQDVPNEDWLERWKRDLTPVTVGRVTVVPSWLEQSVPAGQIKLVIDPGMAFGTGHHATTRFGVRALQELDLRGKRVLDVGAGTGLLALVAAALGARAEGVDLDPITVPIARENAERNGLEARFVEGTLSDILEEGPWDVLVCNLYAELHDALAGEYRAALLPGGPLILTGILEGRLELVRSALEREGFSNVRSELDGEWALVTARRSQEA
- a CDS encoding glycogen debranching N-terminal domain-containing protein; translation: MQQRSVLKENVLYWVGDADFGVYPGFEESGFYRRDTRYLSHYRWLLDGKPLRPLMQHLIRPYHLRQSCSNDDLGYLMKTGVRRDLMLGGLEATDTLHLSPYSAGARQLRLEVAADFSDMFQVRGAPKWERRFETAPVEGGVEFRYAGQDGVLRRAVITAEPAAEWDGQALSWTLEGAARVQVTARLLENDELPVPGDWTALEASYAQWMAAAPRLSDARDQEVLDRATADLRSLLFDTEHGPFPAAGIPWFVAPFGRDSLIIAHMLLPHHQDVVRGTLRLLAAKQGVRYDAVTLEQPGKILHEERVGEYTRTGHTPHRPYYGSVDATPLFVWLVGEYYRQSADLELVRELRPHWEAALGWMLSDADPDGDGFLEYTPHPGGITNQVWKDSSDSVFFEDGRDPDPQKPIAIVEVQGYAYAAYLAAAELYAVLGETELAGAFRARAETLRAAFVSAFYLPGLNYYAHGLDGDKRPMRVKTSNPAHALWTGIFPPEHAAMIAREALSSELWSGWGIRTVAEGAPRFNPVSYHNGSVWPHDTALAALGMRRYGLEAEARTVARALFDAARWSPDRRLHELFAGYAREDGPPVPFPAACHPQGWDAVIPLALAPLLEGTGQRESAD
- a CDS encoding TerC family protein; the encoded protein is MEWITNPDIWIALLTLTVLEVVLGIDNIIFISILAGKLPAEQQARARTIGLALAMITRILLLFGLAWVVRLTAPLFSVFGHEISGRDLILLAGGLFLIYKATKEIFERLEGEEGHASARVVPSFAAVIGQILILDIVFSLDSVITAVGMADDVGVMIAAVIIAVTVMLFAAGPISNFVNRHPSVKMLALSFLLLIGTSLVAEGFEQHIPKGYIYFAMGFSVFVEFLNLRARTRSKPVELHQAYREPGQQG
- a CDS encoding PQQ-binding-like beta-propeller repeat protein, with the protein product MISHRIRLFSLALSPLLAALLLGGPSQAQTAPVASYQGPITQDPAAQVRERQPLWRVTLQPQPEDPLAARSVIGNGRVYYLDGGRLHARGLADGRVRWTYGSGLEGPLTYASGGRVILNVGGQIVALQADSGRVVWKVPLKSRAYHLEARGSDVFATTAEAGLAIDAASGQVRWRLEETELQGIAGVARGVLLWSAYQGEPHFSATYGVDLQSGQKLWRLGRTAGPLAIEGDNAVLLDAGWLGNDDLASTAIVIDLRSGREVGRRSFRADFSCDGMYSRSTGELRFSGATAYVTERCGTRVAQYPAVGGREPQLRFSAPYGAVFRAGPVQGLLLFETRDGSLLGIPTAGRQPVSYNGVSMPTGPGRSLGLYGHPLSRLDVFGKRLYVGTTDGLFYATDLDTRRTRYFVRTRPQGFGPTLKAGPYLLLQTPGELLVVQDLE
- a CDS encoding DUF2087 domain-containing protein; translated protein: MLGKVLRAFFQGGRPVQIPAQRRKRDIILEELSRLFEPGREVNERLGALHPDCFTLRRELVGAGLLVRSSGYTPARTGTRRPERAECVHCRSRSCKDNSAAHRLRSAMSTLSTIADYLRQQDMTVSLEDNLIALALGEEGMGPMLILQTDEMNEGTLYVDLSITLEMGVDDDETFEALLLAANAINGQSRLCRVALDPVEDDESEHDPESPAPDLLLRTASGLVLGGTGEHDLATLRRHISLFLAEANAALQMLSGDLEDLEELLDEDAERGRQV
- a CDS encoding inorganic pyrophosphatase, producing the protein MHPQPASFPRRAVFVLEWLRGSCERFVLQGDHLQPYRTEPLPAPVHYGCLPGTLNPADGVEVDAVLLGPAERTGWAGEFDVVGLLHLEDLDHKVILGSLAGVEALLAWFPPERGARLEPAENAWAWLAALRSPSA